CACTGTCACCAGATTGGCCCTGGAGCGGCGAACTGTTTTGATCTTCTTTATGCTGCCTGAAAGACCCGGAATGTTTCCCTGGCGCCTGTCTGCGCTTCCTGTAAGAAAATACGTAATGATAAAGGATACCGGGAACAGATCGAGGTATATGTAAGAGATCACTCTGAAGCAGAGTTCAGCCTTCAAAATAGCTGTTTCACCAGCAAATAAACAAACCTTATTAATAAGGAAGACAACTATTACGGGTAGAAAAAAAGCAAATTATGATTCCGTTGTTTGAAATTCGAAACCCTTTTCCCTGAACAGTCTAAGACACGCGTCAACCGCATCGGCATCATAGAGGATGCCCTTGTTCTTCTCTATCTCTTCAAGAGCTGCATCGATCCCAAGGGCCGACCTGTAGGGACGGTGGGATGCCATGGCCTCGACGACGTCGGCTATGGAAAGTATCTGTGCCTCCAGGAGGATCTCGCCATCCGTTAATCCCTGGGGATATCCGGAGCCGTCTAATCTCTCATGGTGCTGGAGGACTATCTCCGCTATGGGATAGGGCAGTTCAACGTCTTTCAGCATGTCGTATCCTGATTGGGGATGGACCTTTATGAGACTGAGTTCTATCTCTGTTAATCTGCCGGGTTTGCTCAATATTTCAGCGGGTACTGATATTTTGCCGATATCATGGATGCTGCCTGTCATTCTGACGCTATCAATTACGGCTTCTGAAAGATCCATTTCTTTAGCAACTGCGCGGGCAAGATTTGACACCCTTCTCTGGTGGCCAGCGGTGTAGGGGTCTCTTGCCTCTACCATCATTGACATTGTATGGATGGTCACCACCAGGCTCTTTCTTAACTTCTCCATGGTCCGCTTCAGTTCTTCTTGGGTCTCCTTGCGCTCGGTGATGTCTTCAGAGATGCCCAGGAGATAGACCTCTTTCCCTTCACTTTCAATTATGGGGATCTTTTTTGTATGCAATATCCTCTCTCCCAAATGTCTTGTATGAATGGACTCTTCGGGAATATCGACGAGTTGTTTCTTTTTAAGCACCTCCCTGTCCTTTTCTGTAAAAAGATCCGCCTGATCTTTAAGGAAAAAATCATAGTCACTCTTGCCGATCATATCTTGT
The DNA window shown above is from Syntrophorhabdaceae bacterium and carries:
- a CDS encoding response regulator, coding for MQKKVLIVDDNSDNLYMLKSLLEKEGLDIIMAENGKDALEKALADSPDMIVSDILMPIMDGYALCRRCKSDERLRHIPFIFYTATYTEPKDERFALDLGAERFILKPQDPDILMDIVNELLEQKDAARPEPIKPLGEEMEFFRRHNEILFSKLEHKMLVLETTNQMLREKEKEIRRNEQFLNSIIENIPDMIFVKEAETLCFVKLNKAAESLLGVNRQDMIGKSDYDFFLKDQADLFTEKDREVLKKKQLVDIPEESIHTRHLGERILHTKKIPIIESEGKEVYLLGISEDITERKETQEELKRTMEKLRKSLVVTIHTMSMMVEARDPYTAGHQRRVSNLARAVAKEMDLSEAVIDSVRMTGSIHDIGKISVPAEILSKPGRLTEIELSLIKVHPQSGYDMLKDVELPYPIAEIVLQHHERLDGSGYPQGLTDGEILLEAQILSIADVVEAMASHRPYRSALGIDAALEEIEKNKGILYDADAVDACLRLFREKGFEFQTTES